In Verrucomicrobiota bacterium, one genomic interval encodes:
- a CDS encoding glycosyltransferase family 2 protein: MCNRLKISAYIPCFNRVACIEQAVTSLQNQSIQPDEILVVDDGSTDGSAEVAIAKGARVLRLEKNLGRGAARAAAMTMAQHELVLCCDVSTTLDHNFVKHALPWFAHDNVAGVYGIVTQPTARNLAERWRGRHLFQVGVNAEVRHGALLASGGAMVRASAVRQVGNYDHRLRHSEDAELGRRLLKAGYDVVQDPKLKIMSLGHNTLGQVLERYWRWYAGEAETASYQEYFKNIVFAFKVMAMADLRDRDLLSVPVSLFCPHYRFWRSWWRCHCRRGKTLLAL; the protein is encoded by the coding sequence GTGTGTAACCGATTAAAGATAAGCGCTTACATTCCCTGCTTTAACAGAGTCGCATGCATTGAGCAGGCGGTGACAAGCCTGCAAAACCAGTCAATTCAACCGGATGAAATACTGGTGGTGGATGACGGCTCAACCGATGGGTCTGCCGAGGTTGCAATCGCCAAAGGGGCGCGGGTTCTACGGCTGGAGAAAAATCTTGGACGAGGCGCCGCTCGTGCAGCGGCCATGACGATGGCTCAGCATGAGTTGGTTTTGTGTTGTGACGTCAGTACAACGCTGGACCATAACTTTGTTAAGCATGCATTGCCTTGGTTTGCGCATGATAACGTGGCGGGAGTGTACGGCATCGTCACCCAACCTACCGCTAGAAACTTGGCGGAACGCTGGCGCGGGCGGCATCTGTTCCAAGTGGGCGTAAACGCAGAGGTGCGCCATGGCGCACTGCTCGCCTCAGGTGGTGCCATGGTGCGAGCATCGGCGGTTCGGCAGGTGGGGAACTATGATCATCGCCTGCGGCATTCAGAAGATGCGGAATTAGGTAGGCGGTTACTAAAGGCTGGGTATGACGTGGTGCAGGACCCGAAATTAAAGATCATGTCCCTCGGTCACAATACGTTGGGACAAGTATTGGAACGTTATTGGCGGTGGTACGCTGGAGAGGCGGAAACGGCCAGTTATCAGGAATATTTCAAGAATATTGTTTTTGCTTTCAAAGTCATGGCAATGGCGGATTTGCGCGACCGTGATTTATTAAGCGTGCCCGTTAGCCTTTTTTGTCCGCACTACCGGTTTTGGCGCTCGTGGTGGCGTTGTCACTGCCGGCGTGGGAAAACGCTGCTGGCGTTATGA
- a CDS encoding glycosyltransferase: MKIAILNNLYQFGGAETVARQVYEGVRQAGHEAHYYVAFGPVIPKGIYSFYPKILTRLSHTRFNVWVERVFPRLSWCEPRFRKLAASDYDVIHLHSFHANYVSLEALAFLAKHKPLVWTFHSYWGITGGCDPPLDCRRFMEQCGQCPQVGKWPIGAVDRTGEELRRKIQVLGPAPIHVVSPSQHLAKTVRESRVGRRWAMHVIPNGVSAARFTGARKRDADFRSRLGLQPDALVILAVTRNFLDVDKGFGMIREALVDSASAATQVVLAGQNSDVAARELAGYHACHSAGYVENAVRLAEYYEAADIFLFASSSENFPCVILEAMAGACCVVATPTGGVVEQIEHGKSGLLAASISGKALGETLRLALGRPERIRQIGAAARMRVQDCFSEERMIRAHLELYQKLVPTDVKKCVTD, from the coding sequence GTGAAAATAGCCATTCTCAACAATTTGTACCAGTTTGGCGGGGCGGAGACGGTGGCGCGCCAAGTGTACGAGGGGGTGCGTCAGGCGGGCCACGAGGCACACTACTACGTCGCGTTTGGACCTGTAATTCCAAAGGGAATATATTCATTTTACCCCAAAATATTAACCCGCTTGAGCCATACCCGTTTTAACGTTTGGGTAGAACGAGTGTTTCCCAGATTATCATGGTGTGAGCCCCGATTTCGAAAATTGGCAGCGTCCGACTATGATGTGATTCATCTGCATAGTTTCCATGCCAACTATGTTTCGCTGGAGGCTCTTGCTTTCCTAGCGAAGCATAAACCACTAGTCTGGACGTTTCACAGTTATTGGGGAATCACGGGTGGTTGCGATCCGCCCTTGGATTGCCGCCGATTTATGGAACAATGCGGCCAATGTCCGCAGGTGGGCAAGTGGCCGATTGGGGCGGTGGATCGCACCGGGGAAGAATTGCGTCGGAAAATCCAGGTGCTTGGGCCCGCGCCTATCCATGTAGTCTCGCCGTCACAGCACTTGGCTAAGACGGTGCGCGAGAGCAGGGTGGGGCGGCGTTGGGCGATGCACGTTATCCCCAATGGGGTGTCTGCGGCCCGTTTTACGGGAGCCCGCAAGCGGGATGCCGATTTTCGCAGCCGCCTTGGCCTGCAGCCTGACGCGTTGGTGATTCTGGCGGTCACCAGGAATTTTTTGGATGTGGACAAAGGGTTCGGCATGATTCGCGAGGCGTTGGTTGATTCTGCCAGTGCGGCCACCCAGGTGGTTTTGGCGGGACAAAATAGCGATGTGGCGGCGCGCGAACTTGCCGGATATCATGCGTGTCATTCGGCTGGGTATGTTGAGAACGCAGTGCGTCTGGCGGAATATTATGAGGCGGCAGACATATTCTTATTTGCGTCATCCAGCGAGAATTTTCCATGCGTAATCCTGGAGGCAATGGCTGGCGCGTGCTGTGTGGTGGCAACTCCGACGGGCGGGGTGGTGGAACAAATTGAACACGGCAAGTCAGGACTGTTGGCTGCGAGTATTTCCGGCAAAGCGTTGGGAGAAACGCTCCGGCTGGCGTTGGGTCGTCCAGAACGGATTCGGCAAATTGGAGCAGCCGCCAGAATGAGAGTGCAGGATTGTTTCAGTGAAGAGCGGATGATTCGCGCACACCTGGAATTGTACCAAAAACTGGTGCCAACCGATGTGAAAAAGTGTGTAACCGATTAA